TACATATTCACCACCTGGGGAGAGGGGCGAAGTGAGCACCATTGAGCGCAAGCGGCAGCTTGCATCTGGCATTTCCGTTATCGCTATCGCGGCGTCGCTGACCATCGCGTCGCCCGCGCTTGCTCAGTCGGAACTTTCGAATGTCCAGGGCCACGTAGACGGCGCGCCGGCGGGGACGCAGGTGGTCGCAGTCGATGCTAACACTGGCCAACGGTCGGTCGGTCGCGTTGATGCCTCCGGCAATTACGTCATCCTCGGCGTGCGGCCGTCGACGTATACCATCTCGGTCGAAGGTCGCCCTGCGCAGACGACGTCGGTTCTCGTCGGTCAGACGGTCACCGTCGATTTCGTGAAGGAAGCGGCGGCTCCAACGGGGCCTAACGGCAGCATCGTCATCACCGGCCGCCGCCGGGCCGCGCCGGTGCAGGCGCAAACGGTGGCGACGAACGTGTCACCTGCTCAGATCGAGAACCTTCCTCAGAACCAGCGCAACTTCCTGTCATTCGCGAACCTAGCTCCGGGTGTGCAGGTTGCTGCCGGCGGGACCGCGCAGATCCAGGCCGGCGCTATCGCGTCGAACTATGTAAACGTCCTGCTCGACGGCATGAGCTTCAAGAACCCGATCAACCATGGTGGCGTATTCGGGCAGAATTTCGGTCTCGGTAATCCATTCCCCCAAATTGCCATCCAAGAGTACCAGGTCCAGACGCAGAATTTCGGCGCCGAGACCGGGCAGGCTGGGTCGGCTCTCCTGACGGCGATCACCAAAACGGGCGGAAATAAATTCTTCGGCTCAGCCTTCATCGAATGGCAGCCTAAGGCGTTCATCTCGAAGCCTAATTGCACTAAGGGTGGTGGCCCCTTCGACCCCCTCACCAAGTGTGCGAAGCAGGACTACGACCGGAAGCAGTTCGGCGGAGAACTTGGCGGGCCGATCATCCCTGGCAGGGTTTCATTCTATCTCGCCGGCGAAGGAACGATCGAGACTCTTCCGGGCAGCGTCGGCAGGTTGGCGACGGGTCCAGGCGGAGCGCCCATCTTCCCAACGAACGTTCTAAGTCAGATCGTGGGCACGCCCCGCAACTTCGACTTCAAGCAAGGGCTCTATTTCGGCAAGCTGACCTTTACTCCAAGCGACACGGAGACGGTCAACCTGATGGGCTACGTGCGCCGCGAGAACAATCTCAGCGACGTCGATGCGGTAGCCGCGCCGAGTCATGGCCGCACAATCCTGACACATCAAACGCGTCTCCAGGTACAATGGCGGCACAGCTCGGGCGATTTTCTGAACCTCTTCAATTTCGCCTACGATAAGGCAACGCAGTCCACGCCGCCCGTGACTAACGGCGATCAATTCGTCCTCACAAACGCTCCGTGCAGCGACGCACCGACTTGCGCCGCGTGGAATTTCGCTCCCGGTCAAACGAATGGAACCGTTGATTGCGCAGGTTGCATCGACGGCGGGTTCGCATACCTCGGCTCGCACTTCTTCCAGCAGGGAGATGACCAGAAGGGCTTCCTCTTCCGTGACGACGCTACGTGGCGGCGCGGTCAGCACACCATCAAGTTTGGAGGTCAACTGAACTTCATTCAGTTGAATCGTACGATCTTCAATTACACGAATCCGAGCTTCTACTATTTCAACCCAGGGCCAACCGGGAATTTCGATCAACTAACGCAGCAGCCGGAAGCTGCGCGGATATCGACCGGCGCCAACCCATTCCTTGACGCGCATGACGTTCAGGCGGGCCTTTATGTTCAGGACGAGTGGAAACCTGACGAGCACTGGACGATCAATGCCGGTATTCGTTGGGACTATGAGACGAACGCCAACAATAATGATTATGTGACCCCGGCCTCGGTTGCGGCGGCCCTACGCGCCTACCCGGGATGGGCGGCGCGCGGCATCAACCCCGAAGACTATATCTCGAACGGCCACAACCGCCCGGTATATTCCAAAGAGTTTCAGCCGCGGCTTGGTCTGTCCTACGACGTTCATGGCGACCGTGATCTCGTGATCTTCGGCGGCGCGGGCCGCTATTACGATCGCAGCTTGTTCATCGAGGGCGCGATCGAGAAGATCACCAACGCTAATTATCGCACACAGGTCACCTTCTGCGCGCCCGGTACAGTGCCTCCTCCAGGGGGTAACGGATCATCGGTAGCGAACTGCGCCGCGTGGAATCCCGCTTATTTCACCAATCCTGAGCTACTGCGCAGCTTGGCCGCATCGCAAGGCATTGGAAATGATGTCTGGGTTTTGCCGAACAAGATAAAGCCGCCATATTCAGACCAGTTTGACATCGGCGTCCGGAAGCGTTTCGGCGACATCACGGGCACGCTGACCTTCTCGCACATCCGTTCGCGCAACCTGTTCATGTTCACGCGCGCGAACTTCTTTGAGAATGGCTGGTACACGCGTTTTGTCACTCGTGATGCGGCAGGCAACGTAACGGGCTGCACCAACGGCGGCGATGCATGGATCCAGGATAGCATCCCCGGCGGCTTGACCAACGGTGACGGGTCTCCGGTACCGACCAGCATCTGCGCCGCGCAAAACGGACAGCTCCCCGGATTTAACGGTAAGCTGAATCGCGGTGCCGACAACGGGAAAGCCGATTACAACGCTATCTACGTGCAGTTTGAAAAGCCGTTCACCGACACCGCGACTTGGGGCTTCACGACTGCGTTTACCTATCAGCGCGCACGCACCAACGTCGCGCAGGAGCTGAACAGCGACGAATTCTACAACGGGACGGGCTTCGGCGTATACGGGACCACCTATGTGAATGGTGTTCCGAAGTGGCGTTGGGTCTCTTCAGCGATCTACCGTGCGCCGTTCGACATCATCCTGTCCGGGCAGCTCACGCTTGATCGCGGTCCGGCGTTCGGCCACATGAACGCGCCTTGGAATGGCGGCCCCGCCGCGCCTGACGGCGCTTGCTGCTACGGCAACCTCGGCGGTGTTTACTTCCCCAAACAAAAGATTGGTTACAAGCGGCTCGATCTGCGCGTCGCCAAAGCGTTCAAGACCCCGTGGGGCCACGAACTTACGGTCGACTTCGAGACCTTTAACGTGTTCAATTGGGTGAACCGTAACTACACCTCGTGGGACGCCGGTGGCGGAACCCCGGCGCCGCGCACTGACAACTTCACGCTCAGCAACGACCAGCGTTCGTTCCAGGTCGGTTTGAAGTACAAGTTCTAAGCTTATCGATATCGATTTCTGGGAGGGGGATGGCAACGTCCCCCTCCCTTTTTGTTAGGGACGCCCGGTGAAACCCGAGCTTCGACGTTTTGGCAAGGAAGAGAGCCCGGTCGTCATCATCGACGATTTCAGCGGCCGCGCCGACGAGATCGTAAGGCTGGCCGATGCGCTGGCACCCTTTCCGAGCGAAACCGACAGCTACTATCCGGGTGTCCGGCGCATGATCGAGGAGAAAGAAGCGGAGGCTTTCGCTTGTGTGCGCTCCATCTGCCGCGACGCGAGCCCATTCATCGCGGGCGCCTTCGATGTCGAGGGTTTCGATTTACTGCGCGCAAGCTTCTCAATTGTCTCGACCGCTCCCGACCGTTTGAGCCCGGTGCAACGAGCGCCCCATTTCGACTCCACGGACCAGAAGTATTTTGCGCTGCTTCATTACCTGCGTGTCCCGGCGGGATCCGGCACCGCATTTTACCGGCAGCGCGAAACCGCCATCGAGCGCGTTACCGACCGTAACCTGCCCCAGTTCGTGATGACCGCCGAGCGCGATGCGGCGATGTTGGGGAGTTCAGGGTATATCCAGGGCTCCAATGCCTTCTTCGAGCAGATCGGCGCGGTCGAAGGCGTTCCCGACCGGCTCGTCATCTACCAGGGCAGCCTGCTTCATTCCGGCATCATTCCGCCGGGCATGACCTTCAGCGCGGACCCGCGCGAGGGCCGGCTGACCTGCAACATCTTCGTACGCGGCCATTGAAAGGACCTGCCATGCGTAACCGCCGAGTCTTAGTGGCGCTTGCCGCCCTTTTCGCCAGCACGCCCCTGGCCGCACAGCAGCGCACCTATGCCAATCCGATGGACGTCGATTACCGCTACAATTTCGAGCAGATCAACGACGGTGCTTCGTACCGGACCGGCGCCGATCCGGTGGTCGTCAATCACAAGGGCACCTATTACCTCTTTCAGACGCTGGCGGACGGCTATTGGCGCTCGACCGACCTCATCCACTG
This portion of the Sphingomonas limnosediminicola genome encodes:
- a CDS encoding DUF6445 family protein yields the protein MKPELRRFGKEESPVVIIDDFSGRADEIVRLADALAPFPSETDSYYPGVRRMIEEKEAEAFACVRSICRDASPFIAGAFDVEGFDLLRASFSIVSTAPDRLSPVQRAPHFDSTDQKYFALLHYLRVPAGSGTAFYRQRETAIERVTDRNLPQFVMTAERDAAMLGSSGYIQGSNAFFEQIGAVEGVPDRLVIYQGSLLHSGIIPPGMTFSADPREGRLTCNIFVRGH
- a CDS encoding TonB-dependent receptor translates to MSTIERKRQLASGISVIAIAASLTIASPALAQSELSNVQGHVDGAPAGTQVVAVDANTGQRSVGRVDASGNYVILGVRPSTYTISVEGRPAQTTSVLVGQTVTVDFVKEAAAPTGPNGSIVITGRRRAAPVQAQTVATNVSPAQIENLPQNQRNFLSFANLAPGVQVAAGGTAQIQAGAIASNYVNVLLDGMSFKNPINHGGVFGQNFGLGNPFPQIAIQEYQVQTQNFGAETGQAGSALLTAITKTGGNKFFGSAFIEWQPKAFISKPNCTKGGGPFDPLTKCAKQDYDRKQFGGELGGPIIPGRVSFYLAGEGTIETLPGSVGRLATGPGGAPIFPTNVLSQIVGTPRNFDFKQGLYFGKLTFTPSDTETVNLMGYVRRENNLSDVDAVAAPSHGRTILTHQTRLQVQWRHSSGDFLNLFNFAYDKATQSTPPVTNGDQFVLTNAPCSDAPTCAAWNFAPGQTNGTVDCAGCIDGGFAYLGSHFFQQGDDQKGFLFRDDATWRRGQHTIKFGGQLNFIQLNRTIFNYTNPSFYYFNPGPTGNFDQLTQQPEAARISTGANPFLDAHDVQAGLYVQDEWKPDEHWTINAGIRWDYETNANNNDYVTPASVAAALRAYPGWAARGINPEDYISNGHNRPVYSKEFQPRLGLSYDVHGDRDLVIFGGAGRYYDRSLFIEGAIEKITNANYRTQVTFCAPGTVPPPGGNGSSVANCAAWNPAYFTNPELLRSLAASQGIGNDVWVLPNKIKPPYSDQFDIGVRKRFGDITGTLTFSHIRSRNLFMFTRANFFENGWYTRFVTRDAAGNVTGCTNGGDAWIQDSIPGGLTNGDGSPVPTSICAAQNGQLPGFNGKLNRGADNGKADYNAIYVQFEKPFTDTATWGFTTAFTYQRARTNVAQELNSDEFYNGTGFGVYGTTYVNGVPKWRWVSSAIYRAPFDIILSGQLTLDRGPAFGHMNAPWNGGPAAPDGACCYGNLGGVYFPKQKIGYKRLDLRVAKAFKTPWGHELTVDFETFNVFNWVNRNYTSWDAGGGTPAPRTDNFTLSNDQRSFQVGLKYKF